Proteins encoded together in one Salarchaeum sp. JOR-1 window:
- a CDS encoding adenylate kinase translates to MTDVDPRILILGAPGAGKGTQSRRLADNYGIEHITTGDALRANKHMETEYGTPAEYMDAGELVPDPVVNEIVKAAIEDAAGFVLDGYPRNESQTEYLDGITDLDVVLYLDVADDELVRRLTGRRVCEECGATYHVDFNPPEEEGVCDECGGDLYQRDDDTEETARERISVYEENTQPVIDYFRDAGLLVEIDGEQTPDEVWADVEDAVDAHLDDA, encoded by the coding sequence ATGACCGACGTCGACCCACGGATTCTCATCCTCGGTGCGCCGGGCGCTGGAAAGGGAACGCAGAGTCGCCGACTCGCGGACAATTACGGCATCGAGCATATCACGACGGGCGACGCGCTCCGCGCGAACAAGCACATGGAGACGGAGTACGGCACGCCCGCGGAGTACATGGACGCCGGCGAACTCGTCCCCGATCCGGTCGTGAACGAGATCGTGAAGGCCGCTATCGAGGACGCGGCGGGCTTCGTGCTCGACGGCTACCCCCGCAACGAGTCCCAGACGGAGTACCTCGACGGCATCACCGACCTCGACGTGGTGCTCTACCTCGACGTGGCCGACGACGAACTCGTCCGCCGACTCACCGGCCGCCGCGTCTGCGAGGAGTGCGGCGCGACCTACCACGTGGACTTCAACCCGCCCGAGGAGGAGGGTGTCTGTGACGAGTGCGGCGGCGACCTCTACCAGCGCGACGACGACACCGAGGAGACCGCGCGCGAACGCATCAGCGTCTACGAGGAGAACACGCAGCCCGTCATCGACTACTTCCGGGACGCCGGCCTGCTCGTCGAAATCGACGGCGAGCAGACGCCGGACGAGGTCTGGGCGGACGTCGAGGACGCGGTCGACGCCCACCTCGACGACGCGTAA
- a CDS encoding DUF106 domain-containing protein, which yields MARTEQTVRSLVREDPELADALERLLDQQEGGEGDALKWRNVKEDVTTGQWGRLIEKGVLEDADDGFRLTDTDEIREALSEDVEADDDEDSSWSQWDKMAAVGAVAMMAGYSIGSVRNTVGRFLDLVLGPLDAMLPFYLVILVLATLTGLYSTILQDNLMDMSGMGEHQERMQEIQDAQKEARANDNDERLDQLREEQMELMGDQLGMFKQQFRPMVWIMLITIPVFLWMYWMLLAGHVDGGEGYLVLPMFGRLELLDGVAGFFPAWIVWYFFCTMSIGQILRKALNVQTGPDTA from the coding sequence ATGGCTCGAACCGAACAGACAGTCCGGTCGCTCGTCCGCGAGGATCCCGAGCTGGCGGACGCCCTCGAACGCCTCCTCGACCAGCAGGAAGGCGGCGAGGGGGACGCCCTGAAGTGGCGGAACGTGAAGGAGGACGTGACGACCGGGCAGTGGGGACGCCTCATCGAGAAGGGCGTGCTGGAGGACGCCGACGACGGCTTCCGGCTCACCGACACGGACGAAATCCGGGAGGCGCTCTCGGAGGACGTGGAGGCCGACGACGACGAGGATTCGAGTTGGTCGCAGTGGGACAAGATGGCGGCCGTCGGCGCGGTCGCGATGATGGCCGGCTACTCTATCGGGAGCGTTCGGAACACGGTCGGTCGGTTCCTCGACCTGGTGCTCGGCCCGCTCGACGCGATGCTCCCCTTCTACCTCGTCATTCTCGTGCTCGCGACCCTCACCGGACTCTACTCCACCATCCTCCAAGACAACCTCATGGACATGTCCGGGATGGGCGAACACCAGGAGCGCATGCAGGAGATTCAGGACGCCCAGAAGGAGGCGCGCGCGAACGACAACGACGAGCGCCTCGACCAGCTCCGCGAGGAACAGATGGAGCTGATGGGCGACCAGCTCGGCATGTTCAAACAGCAGTTCCGGCCGATGGTGTGGATCATGCTCATCACCATTCCAGTGTTCCTCTGGATGTACTGGATGCTGCTGGCGGGCCACGTCGACGGCGGCGAGGGATACCTCGTCCTCCCGATGTTCGGCCGGCTCGAACTCCTGGACGGCGTCGCCGGGTTCTTCCCGGCGTGGATCGTCTGGTACTTCTTCTGTACGATGAGCATCGGCCAGATCCTCCGGAAGGCCCTCAACGTCCAGACCGGTCCGGACACGGCCTGA
- the cmk gene encoding (d)CMP kinase, giving the protein MLITISGPPGCGKSTNAAALADALDYDHVSGGDIFRALADERGLSLAEFNELAETDDQIDRDLDQQLRETARTRDDLVLESRLSGWMAGEYADLKIWLDAPLEIRAERIAERETKSVADALAETEEREASETARYREYYGIDFDDHSIYDLAVNTARWGEDETLDLLLAAVEAYDPSADEGSTPVEGVTYEF; this is encoded by the coding sequence ATGTTGATTACTATCTCGGGCCCGCCGGGCTGCGGGAAGTCCACGAACGCCGCCGCATTGGCGGACGCACTGGACTACGACCACGTCTCCGGCGGCGACATCTTCCGGGCGCTCGCGGACGAGCGCGGCCTCTCCCTCGCGGAGTTCAACGAACTCGCGGAGACGGACGACCAGATAGACCGCGATCTCGACCAGCAGTTGCGGGAGACCGCGCGCACGCGCGACGACCTCGTTCTGGAGTCCCGGCTGTCGGGGTGGATGGCGGGCGAGTACGCCGACCTCAAAATCTGGCTGGACGCCCCGCTCGAAATCCGGGCGGAGCGCATCGCGGAACGCGAAACCAAGTCCGTCGCGGACGCGCTCGCGGAGACCGAGGAGCGCGAGGCGTCGGAGACGGCGCGCTACCGCGAGTACTACGGCATCGACTTCGACGACCACTCCATCTACGACCTCGCCGTGAACACGGCGCGCTGGGGGGAGGACGAGACGCTCGACCTCCTGCTCGCGGCCGTCGAGGCCTACGACCCGAGCGCGGACGAGGGATCGACGCCGGTCGAGGGCGTTACGTACGAGTTCTGA
- a CDS encoding RNA-guided pseudouridylation complex pseudouridine synthase subunit Cbf5, translated as MMRAPPMERSVESLLEFGVVNLDKPPGPSAHEVSAWVRDFAGVEKAAHAGTLDPKVTGCLPVLTGTAPRLAPALLEGSKEYVAVLELHDDAPGDLRDVIAEFEGPLYQKPPRKSAVSRRLRVREVYTLDVLEVRERQALLRIECESGTYVRKLCHDLGLALGTGAHMGHLRRTATGPFDDSDLVTMHEYVDALAEWRDRGAEDWIRGVVQPAENALVHLPHVTIAPSAASEVANGAPVYAPGVIDHDDPEPGALVACVTPNDAAVCLGRATGALDADSGEAVTLERVLV; from the coding sequence CTGATGCGCGCACCACCCATGGAGCGGTCGGTCGAGAGCCTGCTCGAATTCGGAGTCGTGAACCTCGATAAGCCCCCGGGGCCGTCCGCGCACGAGGTGTCCGCGTGGGTGCGGGACTTCGCCGGCGTGGAGAAGGCCGCGCACGCGGGCACGCTCGACCCGAAAGTCACGGGCTGTCTCCCCGTGCTCACGGGGACGGCGCCCCGGCTCGCGCCCGCACTCTTGGAGGGGTCGAAGGAGTACGTCGCCGTGCTCGAACTCCACGACGACGCCCCCGGCGACCTCCGGGACGTGATCGCGGAGTTCGAGGGCCCGCTCTACCAGAAACCACCGCGGAAGTCCGCGGTGTCCCGCCGCCTCCGCGTCCGCGAGGTCTACACGCTCGACGTGCTCGAAGTCCGGGAGCGCCAGGCGCTCCTCCGAATCGAGTGCGAGAGCGGAACCTACGTCCGGAAGCTCTGTCACGACCTCGGGCTGGCGCTCGGCACGGGCGCACACATGGGCCACCTCCGCCGCACCGCGACCGGCCCGTTCGACGATTCGGATCTCGTGACGATGCACGAGTACGTGGACGCGCTCGCGGAGTGGCGCGACCGCGGGGCGGAGGACTGGATTCGCGGCGTCGTCCAGCCCGCGGAGAACGCGCTCGTCCACCTCCCGCACGTCACCATCGCGCCCTCTGCCGCGAGCGAGGTGGCGAACGGCGCGCCCGTCTACGCGCCCGGCGTCATCGACCACGACGACCCCGAGCCCGGCGCGCTCGTCGCGTGCGTCACTCCGAACGACGCCGCGGTCTGCCTCGGCCGCGCCACCGGCGCGCTCGACGCCGACTCCGGCGAAGCCGTCACGCTCGAACGCGTCCTCGTCTAG